The Zerene cesonia ecotype Mississippi chromosome 9, Zerene_cesonia_1.1, whole genome shotgun sequence DNA window TGGAAATGATCCCGATTCCAGCCATTTTCTTCAACACATCCTTGAATACAATAACTGCTTTCGCATGACTTCCTTTGGAGCTAATATCATTCGAGAAGGCGGCTTCATGCCGACTTGCAAGGTAAAAGATACAACACACACGATCAAAAGTTACACCATATTCTTTAACAAATGATTGTTTGCAATTACAGATACAATGCCAAATATATCATTTGCATGGTTCAATGGTGCCAACACCAGATGAACCGCATCAATTTctgcaaatatatttcatttcgtCGATGGTGGATCAGCTGAATGTGCGGTGCAATATACAGGGAACAGAACAGTTAAAGAGACGAATTATTGAACAGATGCAAGCATTTTTTCACGCTAATAACGCTGTGGTTAATATGTTCAAAACAGCATTGGAACGAATGCCATCGGATACGCACAAATTTGTCATAAGAGCGGATTGTACCCCAACAGGTGAACATGTGCGAAGATTCAATGCACCCACCGTTAATGATGTTGCTGCAATTATTGTTGGCGATCCAACTAAATCGCGAGACATTGTCGTTCAGCGAAGAAGCAATATCATGCATCGTGTAAACGAGACACATCGTTTGTACGATGCGTTACAATATCCAATCATTTATTGGCAAGGGCAAGACGGATACGATATCACGTTGAAGATGGTCGATCCAATTACAAGTACAATATTCACACACTAATTATTGGTTTCCATtaacaattcatttaattttgcattttcaGGCGTATCAACGAATAAAAATCTAAGCGCAATGAATTACTATGCGTATCGTATGATGATTCGTACACATGAGGAGAATGTCATTCTGAAGTGCCGTCGGCTATTCCAGCAATTCGCTGTCGACATGTATGTCAAAGTCGAGACAGAACGTTTAGCGTTCATCCGATTCAATCAGGCAAAGCTACGATCTGAGGACTATATACACTTGCGTGATGCTATTCATTCAGATGGTGATGTTGAGAGTGTTGGACGTCTGACGATTCTCCCATCATCTTATATCGGAAGCCCACGCCACATGCATGAATACGCTCAAGACGCTATGACATACGTGCGAAATTATGGAACTcccgatttatttattacattcacaTGCAATCCGAAGTGGATGGAAATTGAACGTGAGTTGGAACCGGGTCAGAAACCGCAAGATCGCCATGACATAATCGCCAGAgtatttcaacaaaaactCAAGGTTATGATGGATGTGCTTACTAAGTATCGAGTTTTTGGTGACACACGTTGTTATATGTACTCGGTGGAATGGCAGAAGCGTGGACAACCGCATGCTCATATCCTAATTTGGTTGCTGAACAAATTACATTCAAATGAAGTGGATGACATCATATCAGCTGAAATTCCTGATCCAGTCACTGATCCCCATCTACACAACATTGTGACGACACAGATGGTGCATGGACCGTGCGGTGCATTAAATCCATTATCGCCTTGCATGGCTGATGGAAAGTGCACAAAACGATATCCGCGACCGTTAGTTGCTGAAACAGTTACAGGGAACGATGGATATCCAGTTTATCGTCGGCGTTCAAAAGAAGATAATGGTCGAACTATCaaagttaaagttaaaaatcaaGAGATTGAGATCGGAAATGAATTCATTGTACCATATTGCCCGCTGCTATCACGAATTTTCGAAACACATGCAAACGTTGAGAGTTGTCATTCGGCcaaatcaatcaaatatttgtGCAAGTACGTCACAAAAGGCAGCGACATGGCTGTGTTTGGTATTGCGTCGGAAAATGCGAATGACGAAATCAGCAACTTCCAAATGGGCAGATACGTCAGTACTAATGAAGCACTGTGgcgattattttcatttctaattCATGAAAGATATCCCACAGTTGTACATTTAGCAGTGCATTTGGAAAATGGCCAAAGAGTTTACTTTACTGAGGCTAATGCAGCACAACGAGCTGAGAGACCACCATCGACAACATTGACTAGCTTCTTTGCAATGTGTGAAGCAGATCCATTCGCAGCGACGCTGATGTACGTTGAAATGCCCAAGTATTACACTTGGAATCAATCAACAAAGAAATTCCAACGTCGCAAACAAGGAACCCCAGTTCCAGATTGGCCACAGGTGTTTTCCAGTGATGCACTAGGTCGCATGTATACTGTTCATCctagaaatg harbors:
- the LOC119829198 gene encoding uncharacterized protein LOC119829198, encoding MYVKVETERLAFIRFNQAKLRSEDYIHLRDAIHSDGDVESVGRLTILPSSYIGSPRHMHEYAQDAMTYVRNYGTPDLFITFTCNPKWMEIERELEPGQKPQDRHDIIARVFQQKLKVMMDVLTKYRVFGDTRCYMYSVEWQKRGQPHAHILIWLLNKLHSNEVDDIISAEIPDPVTDPHLHNIVTTQMVHGPCGALNPLSPCMADGKCTKRYPRPLVAETVTGNDGYPVYRRRSKEDNGRTIKVKVKNQEIEIGNEFIVPYCPLLSRIFETHANVESCHSAKSIKYLCKYVTKGSDMAVFGIASENANDEISNFQMGRYVSTNEALWRLFSFLIHERYPTVVHLAVHLENGQRVYFTEANAAQRAERPPSTTLTSFFAMCEADPFAATLMYVEMPKYYTWNQSTKKFQRRKQGTPVPDWPQVFSSDALGRMYTVHPRNVFICDCC